The Merismopedia glauca CCAP 1448/3 region GTTTTTTATATCCAAGAACGTGTCGGTAAAAACTATCGCCGTTTTCGGTGTATTAAGTTTAGAACTATGATCGAAAATGCTGACGACATCCTCCTCGATTTAATTTCTACTTCGGCGGATGTGCGTCAAGAGTTTAACGATAATTTCAAACTCAAAGACGATCCCAGAATTACAAGCATAGGTAAGTTTTTACGTTGTACTAGTCTTGATGAATTACCTCAGTTTTGGAATGTACTCAAAGGAGACATGAGTGTAGTTGGCCCTCGTCCTTTAGTTCCTGAAGAATTAGTTAAATACGAACATCATATTGATAAAGTCTTGAGTATTAAGCCAGGAATTACCGGATTATGGCAAGTTTCTGGTCGTAATGACATTCCCTATGAACAAAGGGTGCAAATCGATGTTTACTATGCCGATCGCCATAATATCTGGCTCGATCTATGGGTAGCTATGAAAACCGTCAGCGTAGTTTTATTCCCAAAAAATAATGGAGCGTATTAAACAGAAGTCAGAAGTCAGTCGTAGAGACGTAGCAGTGCTACGTCTGTACAGAAGTCAGAAGTATTAGAGCATTGGGCATTGGGCAAGAAAAACCTAGTCTAGAGTCAAAGGATCGGATTTGAGTAATTTGACGCTTTTGAAAGCTTGAATATCCAATGAGGGTAAACTTAATATTCAAGGTGTCGGCATTTGCCAATTGTCTAAGCAGCAGATAAATTGTGAGGACTAACTCATAAGCCATCAAGCGACTTTAGCTAGTCCTCCTGATTTGCTGGTCTTGGATTAAAGAGTTATAGATATCTGAGAAGTTAAGCAATTTTTGCCAGGAAATATAGAGAATGACAGAACGGAAGCGCGCCCTAATTACCGGCATTACGGGTCAAGATGGCTCTTATTTGACCGAATTTTTACTAGAAAAAGATTATGAAGTTCACGGCATTATTCGTCGGACTTCTACATTTAACACAGATCGCCTCGATCATATTTATGTAGACCCCCATAATCCCGAAGCCAGGTTATTTTTACATTATGGGGATCTAACTGATGGAGTCACTTTACGACGGATTTTAGAAGAAATTCAACCTGTAGAAATATATAATTTGGGCGCTCAATCCCATGTGCGGGTGAGCTTTGATTGTCCAGAATATACTGTAGATGCAGTCGGAATGGGAACGTTACGGATTCTCGAAGCGATTCGCGACTACCAACGGCGCACGGGGATTCAAGTTAGATTCTACCAAGCTGGCTCTTCAGAAATGTTTGGTAAAGTCCAAGACGTACCTCAAAGAGAAACTACCCCGTTTTACCCCAGAAGTCCTTATGCTTGTGCTAAAGTTTATGCTCATTGGCAAACTGTGAATCATCGCGAGTCCTATGGGATGTTTGCTTGCAATGGCATCTTGTTTAATCACGAGTCTCCCAGACGGGGTGAAACTTTCGTCACTCGCAAGATTACTAGAGCTTTAGCTCGAATTGTCGCAGGAACTCAGAAAAAACTATATCTAGGTAACCTAGATTCCAAAAGGGATTGGGGTTATGCGAAAGATTACGTCAAAGCTATGTGGCTGATGTTACAGCAAGATGAACCAGATGACTATGTGATTGCGACAGGGGAAACTTATTCTGTCAAGCAGTTTTTGGAAGAAGCTTTCCGTTATGTCAATCTGAATTGGCAAGATTATGTAGAATTTGATGAGCGCTATTTGCGACCAACTGAGGTAGATTTACTAATTGGCGATCCGACTAAAGCGAAACAGAAATTAGGTTGGCAACCTGCGGTAACATTCTCGGAGTTGGTAGCTTTGATGGTAGAAGCAGATTTGCAAGCTCTAGGAATCACAGCCACTAATGGTGCTGGTTCTCAGAAAGCTCAAGATATTGCGACGATTCGCCACGCGGGAGCTACTCACGATTAATAAAATCATGGTATGAGGGGATAAGCCGTGGACTTAAACAACAAAC contains the following coding sequences:
- the gmd gene encoding GDP-mannose 4,6-dehydratase; this translates as MTERKRALITGITGQDGSYLTEFLLEKDYEVHGIIRRTSTFNTDRLDHIYVDPHNPEARLFLHYGDLTDGVTLRRILEEIQPVEIYNLGAQSHVRVSFDCPEYTVDAVGMGTLRILEAIRDYQRRTGIQVRFYQAGSSEMFGKVQDVPQRETTPFYPRSPYACAKVYAHWQTVNHRESYGMFACNGILFNHESPRRGETFVTRKITRALARIVAGTQKKLYLGNLDSKRDWGYAKDYVKAMWLMLQQDEPDDYVIATGETYSVKQFLEEAFRYVNLNWQDYVEFDERYLRPTEVDLLIGDPTKAKQKLGWQPAVTFSELVALMVEADLQALGITATNGAGSQKAQDIATIRHAGATHD
- a CDS encoding sugar transferase, with amino-acid sequence MTANSQLIPGKKLRLLSRKRWQRIAHATHPLSLSGEQVNRDVIKRLFDVVFSLLVLICGAPIYLLIGLLIYLDSPGSVFYIQERVGKNYRRFRCIKFRTMIENADDILLDLISTSADVRQEFNDNFKLKDDPRITSIGKFLRCTSLDELPQFWNVLKGDMSVVGPRPLVPEELVKYEHHIDKVLSIKPGITGLWQVSGRNDIPYEQRVQIDVYYADRHNIWLDLWVAMKTVSVVLFPKNNGAY